The following DNA comes from Meleagris gallopavo isolate NT-WF06-2002-E0010 breed Aviagen turkey brand Nicholas breeding stock chromosome 13, Turkey_5.1, whole genome shotgun sequence.
CGGGCCGAGTGCCCCTATCCCAGCACGCTCCTCCCTGGCTGGGCTGGACCGCGCAGGCGGCTCTGCACTGGGCAGTGCTCCCAGGTGCCTCCACAGCACCCGGCactgcagccccagggctggTGGACCCAAGCCCAGATGAATGTTGTTGTGCCAGAGCCAGGCTGAGCCCCTGGGGTCTCGCCTGGACGAGCTGTGCTCGTTTGACCTGCCTGTCTCCTGCAGTGTGCTGAGGAGCGGCTGCCTGTGTGACGGAGCCCAGCTGCCTCCTGGGCTGTGGGGAACAGCACAGAGCCTCATCCACACTAGGGATGCCCAGGAGGGGTGCAACTCACCTTGTTGGTCTTCAGGATGTCATCGGTGCTGGAGTCGTTGGCATCCGTGACCTCAATGACAGCCGTGGCGGTGTTGGACAGACCTTTGCCCTCCTGGTCCGTGGCCTGGACAATCAGCGTGTAGGTGGGAGTGGTCTGCAAGATGAGGTCACACCATCAGACGCCCCGCATCCCCACAGCGCGTCCCACTCCCGCCGCCCCTCTGTGTGTGGCTCTGTGCCCGCCGTGGGGCACAAGCAGAGCGCCCACCTCCCGGTCCAGCCCCGTGCCCAGCACGCTGATGATGCCCTTGGCCGGGTCAATGGTGAACATCTGGGGGTGCGGGCTGGGCGGCTGCTGGCTGACGATGGAGTAGCTGACGATGCCGTTGTCGGTGTTCACCGCGTCGTCCGCATCCGTGGCGTTCACGGTCATCACGGAGGTGCCTGGGCAGAGCGAAGAGCCGGGCAGACGTCACTCGTGGGACGCGGCACCGCCGNNNNNNNNNNNNNNNNNNNNNNNNNNNNNNNNNNNNNNNNNNNNNNNNNNNNNNNNNNNNNNNNNNNNNNNNNNNNNNNNNNNNNNNNNNNNNNNNNNNNTGCAGCAGCTGCGCCGCGCCATCGAGGAGTGCCGCCGCGCCATCCTGGCGCTGCCCGAACACTCGGAGCGGCAGAAGGACGCGGTGGTGCGGCTCATCCACCTCCGCCTCaaactgcaggagctgcaggtgggGCTGCGGGCGTCCCGGGGCGGCTCTGAAGGTGGGGTGAACGCCGAGGGTCACGGGGGGGCTCTGAAGGTCCTGCGGGGGTCCTGGGTGGGATGAGTGTCCTTGGGAAGGGCTCTGAAGGACCTGCGGGGAGCCCTAAGGATGCTGGGGGGGTGTTGTAGAGAGGGATAAGTCATGGGGAAGGGTACCGAGGGTCCAGGGAGCGGTTCTGAAGGTCAGGACCCTGAGGGTACTGAAGAGGGTCTGAGGGAGGGCCTGGAGAGGCTGGGGGTCCTGGGTTGGAGGATGAGAGTCCAACAGTGTGGATCTGAGCATCCAGGGAGAACTCTGAAGGTCATGGAGGGGACTGTGAGAGTTGGGAGGGGAGTTTTGGGGACAGGGAGCTGAGGGTGCAGGAGGATAGGGACAAGGCTCTTAGGGAAGGGATCTGAGGGTCCTGGAGTTGTTCTGATGTTTCAGGGGAAGACCCTGAAGGAATGGGGCTCTGAATTTCTTGGGAGGGAGGTGAGGGTCCTGAGAGGACTCTGAGGGTCCAGAGGGCACCAGAGGGCTGTGTTGACC
Coding sequences within:
- the LOC100546870 gene encoding B-cadherin-like isoform X2, with product MTVNATDADDAVNTDNGIVSYSIVSQQPPSPHPQMFTIDPAKGIISVLGTGLDRETTPTYTLIVQATDQEGKGLSNTATAVIEVTDANDSSTDDILKTNKAPAKPEMLSGSLTTHVLNTATGLPAAGLALRLAQLREPGGQWTELAQRWTDADGRCLPFLHPGQAEAGTYKLHFETAAYWQSLGLSSPSLTQPRSCTSHC